Proteins encoded within one genomic window of Methanobrevibacter arboriphilus JCM 13429 = DSM 1125:
- the pstB gene encoding phosphate ABC transporter ATP-binding protein PstB translates to MNRIEVENLNVYFGDAHILKDVNTGIPKNTVTALIGPSGCGKSTFIRTINRMNDLIPSFSHTGNVYLDGKDVYDPKMDVVDLRKKVGMVFQKPNPFPKSIFENVAYGLKIHGISDDDAISARVEESLRAAALWDEVEDKLDNSAMGLSGGQQQRLCIARTIANNPEVILMDEPCSALDPISTTKVEDLIHKLKREYTILIVTHNMQQATRVSKYTSFFLNGEIIESNLTDKLFVDPKNKKTEDYITGRFG, encoded by the coding sequence ATGAATAGAATTGAAGTAGAAAACTTAAATGTATATTTTGGAGATGCTCACATTCTTAAAGATGTTAATACAGGTATTCCAAAAAATACTGTTACTGCACTTATAGGTCCTTCTGGTTGTGGTAAATCTACATTTATTAGGACTATTAATAGAATGAATGATTTAATTCCTAGCTTTTCACATACTGGTAATGTATATCTTGATGGTAAAGATGTTTATGACCCTAAAATGGATGTTGTAGACCTTAGAAAAAAAGTAGGTATGGTTTTTCAAAAACCCAACCCATTTCCTAAATCAATATTTGAAAATGTTGCTTATGGTCTTAAAATTCATGGAATAAGTGATGATGATGCTATTTCTGCAAGAGTAGAAGAAAGTTTAAGAGCTGCTGCATTATGGGATGAAGTTGAAGATAAACTTGATAATTCTGCTATGGGATTATCTGGAGGTCAACAACAAAGATTATGTATTGCTCGAACAATAGCTAATAATCCAGAAGTTATACTAATGGATGAGCCTTGTTCTGCTTTGGACCCTATTTCAACCACTAAAGTGGAGGATTTGATTCATAAACTTAAGAGAGAATATACAATTCTTATTGTAACTCATAATATGCAACAAGCTACAAGAGTTTCTAAATATACATCATTTTTTTTAAATGGAGAGATTATTGAAAGTAACTTAACTGATAAACTTTTTGTTGATCCTAAAAATAAGAAGACTGAGGATTA